A stretch of the Streptomyces ortus genome encodes the following:
- the truB gene encoding tRNA pseudouridine(55) synthase TruB — protein sequence MTQKQQTPDGLVIVDKPSGFTSHDVVAKMRGIAKTRRVGHAGTLDPMATGVLVLGVEKATKLLGHLALTEKEYLGTIRLGQNTLTDDAEGDLTSSADASRVTRDAIDAGIAKLSGDIMQVPSKVSAIKINGVRSYKRAREGEDFEIPARPVRISSFAVYDVRGAVAEDGTPVLDLIVSVVCSSGTYIRALARDLGADLGVGGHLTALRRTRVGPYKLDTARTLDQLQEELTVMPVAEAAATAFPRWDVDTKRAQLLTNGVRLEMPEVYTGAGAVGVFDPEGRFLALVEEQKGKAKSLAVFV from the coding sequence ATGACGCAGAAGCAGCAGACGCCCGACGGCCTTGTCATCGTCGACAAGCCGTCGGGCTTCACTTCGCACGACGTGGTCGCCAAGATGCGCGGCATCGCCAAGACCCGGCGCGTCGGACACGCGGGCACCCTCGACCCCATGGCGACGGGCGTGCTCGTCCTCGGCGTCGAGAAGGCGACCAAGCTCCTCGGGCACCTCGCGCTGACGGAGAAGGAGTACCTCGGCACCATCCGGCTGGGGCAGAACACCCTGACCGACGACGCCGAGGGCGACCTCACCTCGTCGGCCGACGCCTCCCGGGTGACCCGGGACGCCATCGACGCGGGGATCGCCAAGCTCAGCGGCGACATCATGCAGGTGCCGTCCAAGGTCAGCGCCATCAAGATCAACGGCGTGCGCTCGTACAAGCGGGCGCGTGAGGGCGAGGACTTCGAGATCCCGGCCCGCCCGGTGCGGATCTCGTCCTTCGCCGTGTACGACGTCCGGGGCGCCGTGGCCGAGGACGGTACGCCCGTCCTGGACCTGATCGTCTCGGTGGTGTGCTCGTCCGGTACGTACATCCGTGCGCTCGCCCGTGACCTGGGCGCGGACCTCGGTGTCGGCGGTCATCTGACGGCGTTGCGGCGCACGCGCGTGGGCCCGTACAAGCTCGACACCGCGCGGACGCTCGACCAGCTCCAGGAGGAGCTGACCGTGATGCCGGTGGCGGAGGCCGCCGCGACCGCGTTCCCCCGCTGGGACGTGGACACCAAGCGCGCGCAGCTGCTGACGAACGGCGTGCGGCTGGAGATGCCCGAGGTGTACACCGGGGCCGGGGCCGTCGGGGTGTTCGATCCCGAGGGACGGTTCCTGGCGCTGGTGGAGGAGCAGAAGGGCAAGGCCAAGAGCCTCGCGGTCTTCGTCTGA